A stretch of the Panicum virgatum strain AP13 chromosome 9N, P.virgatum_v5, whole genome shotgun sequence genome encodes the following:
- the LOC120692895 gene encoding uncharacterized protein LOC120692895: MEEDEQAAQAEPPPQQQQQQQEGDKETETETEPPRCGRHPSQLLTGICSSCLMERLSSVRDQPEAEIVEVAAAEPAGGSGAADSGNLRQTLMLLFQLDDCSGVAHSSPAKDPQSTEFQFGSARGDRGGERKGPRSWLRSILPRRGMQWRNGGSSSVKEPSPPPQPRREAADPRASNGGGDAQVERKPSFRRSCEWMAFREPSRGSLEPPRHSWDGSMVGRAFACSFACLEEPPDAATRAGRSNAEEAVGEAPAVVAESTNGGHLVDAGGDGRRFRGRGSGDTGMEMSVSGVGRRRSNRWSRVWDRSITSPLKEFVRKGEHVLERSLSESRKEIRRGKNAEAADISGEIHSGRNGHVSGRASQGKSRSSQAASNGDVHNFRTDWLKNSKIGRSRSYTSPGNLDNGMLRFYLTPMRSTRTANRARRRSSRLFARGLFGFI; encoded by the coding sequence ATGGAGGAAGACGAGCAGGCGGCGCAggctgagccgccgccgcagcagcagcagcagcagcaggaaggggacaaggagacggagacggagacggagCCGCCCCGGTGCGGGAGGCACCCGTCACAGCTCCTTACCGGCATCTGCTCCTCCTGCCTCATGGAGCGCCTCTCCTCCGTGCGCGACCAGCCCGAGGCCGAGATcgtcgaggtcgccgccgcggagcccgcCGGGGGCTCCGGCGCCGCGGACTCGGGCAACCTGCGGCAGACGCTCATGCTGCTCTTCCAGCTGGACGACTGCAGCGGCGTCGCGCATTCGTCACCAGCCAAGGACCCCCAATCGACGGAGTTTCAGTTCGGCTCTGCAAGGGGGGATCGAGGGGGCGAGCGGAAGGGGCCCCGGTCGTGGCTCAGGTCCATTTTGCCCAGGAGAGGGATGCAGTGGAGGAATGGGGGCTCCAGCTCCGTGAAggagccctcgccgccgccgcagccgcggagggaggcggcggatcCGAGAGccagcaacggcggcggcgatgcgcaGGTGGAGCGGAAGCCGAGCTTCCGGCGCTCGTGCGAGTGGATGGCGTTCCGGGAACCGAGCAGGGGCTCCCTCGAGCCGCCACGCCACTCGTGGGACGGGTCGATGGTGGGCAGGGCCTTCGCGTGCTCCTTCGCCTGCTTAGAGGAGCCACCGGATGCGGCGACGAGGGCGGGGAGGAGCAATGCCGAGGAAGCGGTTGGGGAGGCCCCAGCCGTGGTTGCGGAGAGCACGAATGGGGGGCACTTAGTTGATGCAGGTGGCGATGGGCGGCGTTTCAGGGGAAGGGGTTCTGGTGACACTGGAATGGAGATGTCTGTCTCTGGAGTTGGAAGACGGAGGTCCAACAGGTGGAGCAGGGTGTGGGATCGCAGCATAACTAGTCCACTCAAGGAATTTGTGAGGAAGGGGGAGCATGTTCTTGAGCGGTCCCTGTCAGAGTCCAGGAAGGAAATCCGGAGGGGTAAAAATGCGGAAGCAGCAGACATCAGTGGTGAAATTCATTCTGGCCGCAATGGGCATGTGTCCGGCAGAGCAAGCCAAGGCAAGAGTCGAAGCTCGCAGGCTGCATCCAATGGGGATGTACATAATTTCCGGACCGATTGGCTTAAGAATAGCAAGATTGGCAGAAGCAGAAGTTATACATCTCCTGGGAACTTGGACAATGGGATGCTGCGGTTTTATCTGACACCCATGAGAAGCACAAGAACTGCAAACAGGGCGAGAAGGAGAAGTTCACGTTTGTTTGCAAGAGGGCTTTTTGGTTTCATATGA